In Capsicum annuum cultivar UCD-10X-F1 chromosome 8, UCD10Xv1.1, whole genome shotgun sequence, the genomic window TACTAAAATACGCCTAACTATCAATCAATTCACTTTTCTTACCTTAACAATTGatagttgaggtgtgttttgataagTAGTTGAGGATAATTCAAGTGGTAAACTTGCAAAACTGATAGTTCagatatgaaactcaaaaaatcgAGATATTTTTTTTTCTGCCCTTCACTCTTAATTAGAAGGAAAAACTGGGTTTATCTGTGAGGTCAATTTTCATTCTACTATTTTTCAACAATAAAATGCTGCTCTCTGAATTTATGTTTGATgtcaattttaattttcttggTAGACCCAAAGGAATGCCATTTTGAGGTAGCAATTCAAGCATTTGGACAATCTAATTATAGTAGTATAAATTTGTACTCATATCTTAGCCACTAAATAAATCAACTTAATGTTGTGGTCCTTGTGTTGTCTTAGGATGGGCCTTACAGAAACCTGGTCTTGCAAACATGAAGAATGTTGTTGTGGTACCCCACACAACTACTGCTTCTAAGGTAATCTAATGTATTTATTTGTGCTAAAATAAGCAACTTTCTGCTATGACAACTACTTCCCATCTAATTCGGCAATTCTCATAATTTTTTATCGTGTTGCCAATTCGTAAGAAAAAAACTAAATCTCCAGAATTCGAAATGTAGTGGACTCGCGAGGGCATGGCTACATTGGCTGCTCTGAATATCCTGGTaccaaattttaaattgaaattatGGATACATTTATGCTAAAAATTACAGTGAACATAGCGACTCTGTTGTGCTTTGGATTCTGAATGTTGCATATGTTTGTTGATGATGTTACAGGAAAAAATTAAAGGGTACCCAATTTGGAGTAATCCAAACATCGTGGAAGCATTCTTAGATGAGAATTCACCGCCCCCTGCTGCATGCCCGAGCATTGCGAATTCAAAAGCTTTAGGTAACTAATTCATGTATGCAATTTGTGAGAGATTCAAATTTGTGCCTATTTGCTAAAAATACAAATTGCTTTCCTATTGCAGGCTTGCTTGTTTCAAAGCTGTGAATTTGGAATGTTTAAATAATCAACATATGCCAGATTGTTGGAAATTTAAGAATTGGAGATGTCTTTTAAGATTGAAAATGAGCTGATAATGTTTGAAAACTTTGATGTATCATGTATCACTCATTTGTCTATATTGGTTTTACACGATTTGCTAATAATTAGGACACACATTTTTCACaagatttctaatttttaaaactgTTCTCCTGATGCGATATTTGTAAAATAAGCTTTACTCTTTTTGAGGTAAACATAATTAATTCCATGTCTTGGGTTCTATAGTAAGTGattaaattatttcttttggTTCTCCTATGTTTTGTACAATAGAACATAACTCTAATTTTTGCAGCTTTCTTGGGTGATTGAACATTCTGTCAGGAGCTTTCATGATACACTAATTCTAAAGTTATAAATATGTTCtattttggtttgaaatattTGAGTGGGTCGTGAAAACAGGGGGCATATTTTTCCTTACACCATTGCGGAACATACTGTAATCATCTTTATGATAAATAGACCTTTAAGCAATGTCATAAAAAAGGACCTTTAAGCAATGTCTATTCTGTAGATTGTTTGTGCATGTGTTTTTGGGTTAAAGGAAGGACGACATGTTGGAAGATGTGTTGcgtgtttttgtatttgtaacaccccgcaaaaaaATCGTCCATGCGTTaactcgtggtaatatgctcttagagttaaatgactagaattgtgtcaaagaagcttagtctcatttttaacttccaaagtgagtaaagtttaaaccatatatataatttccctagttttgactttttatcgtgtGAAAAATTAAATGAGCTTTCAATCGATATAAGactcgcccaaattcgatacccgggtaaAAGTTATGGCTGATTTAAGTTCTAgttgtaaaacaccgtcatttggTGCTTAGCGCGTCACGGAGGgggcctatttagaaattgtcaaattccagtagcataacgcgattgtggcgcgtcgcattgaagtttcaggtcccaaccagtgggacaacgcaatggcTCTGCGTCGCCGTGACCTTAAGAATCccactcgtcaatttccagtgagccaccgcgattgtggtgcatcgcggtggcccatgaaatcgggctcccagttatatttatagttcgtctcattaagggtatattgggtattttccacccccttatcagcctaaacacgagatttaatcccaaataacctcattattgatattttcatcaaaaatcatcaataacactccttagggtttcaaacaagaaaacccaaataactcaagatttaaccgtgggttttcaagattgattgaagatttagaATCACCAAATCGTAGgtttcaagaatcatccatcaaatttttaaattgaggtacgtgaggtttatcctaaaaactacatgggcttgtaaacactagaacatgatttaaagattttcaagcaAGAATTTAGAAAGGGTTTTTTGAAATACATgaattattatgcattatgaatgtttaattgcATTGTTGATTTgatctttaggcctttcccccttaaattgatttacatgtatatgtatatgtatgaaaatttagatttaagattgtttgagagcacaacttatgaaatccctctcttgtgatgactttaagtttatgatcttaatgtgaaggatttgaaatgcatgatttatggcttgaaatttgtttactcaaataccatagtattttgagcatgatttagagatttaagagagggagtttGTTGATGTAAATGTATTtggttaaaagagaaagatttgcatgagattaagagatttgacatgaccaccttgcatcattgaaagtttgacaaagagagttgcatacatgtgtttacatgagttttagagaaagagttctttgaaatgatttattgatatggtggtcttggatttatgttttgaaaacagagattgtaatatactaataatggctcagagatgtgacttgcaagtcaatggtatgacgataccataagtatgtatgccataacagagtatgttttcagattttgattttagagaatgcatgttttaaagagttaaaaactgggcttaaagagggttaggtggttacccgaataaggtttgagttcaagtaactgttagcctaaaatcgtgatttgccgatccgggtatattatttttacgctggcgacagccgtgtggcatagtagagttagagactccaacccttgcggcacacttgggttggaggcttccccgccgagttaatggcggattccatatagcccgtggaatttcagagttgtagggcaTACCACCCGGCGCAGAAGTAAAACTAAGAGTGTCTCGAAGTTCAGAAAACTAAGAGTGTCTCGAAGTTCAGATGAATTTACAGAGTCTTtcgaaaatgcccatgagatttcttactatctGATATGTTTAtcaactgttttaaattgctctcatatatgttgaatataaactaatattttggatctgctctgcgtaccaatacatctgtattgacccctacctcccaggttcggaggctcagtccaagggtccggctaatcagtagagtattccagagagaagtgatctgttcagtggtgagccttctttgttccagaaggcctgtaattttagattatgttattccgttggtttggtctactgagggccttgtcccaattttcagaataattttgagatatagtagagatttcgcagactgagttagatcttattcagatgttttgaattgcagttttctttcttatgtcttgaaatctagagttaatgaccatgtttccgtatcagattatatttttgcattttcttttatgatatgaatgttgtgcatgattgccagatcagatagagtaggacgtccgggccttcatggttcgggatgtccgtcatggccagacCTTCGTTCGGATCGTGACAGTATTAGATGTTATACCTGtgataatacataaatgactttgAGGAGGGTAATGATCTTGACATCACAAGTTTAAATACgccaaaaaattaatattatcaaTAGTTAAACGTAACCTTCCTGAATGTAATTTAATTTGAGTTCTATCTAATTTAATACTATTTCTAAATCTCTGGGTTTTTTTTCTAAATCTATGTTAACATTCACATTGTTAAATGAATtcaaatggagaaaaaaaaatgaatccaaatgtattttatttataagtgtttttattttcattaaaaaagagaataattttaaatatgttcGCGCGGGCATGTTACCTAGTTGGATACTATACAAGTTCTTTAGTTTAGACAAGTGAAATCAGACCGTAGATAAGAATACTTTTACGTACATATTTTCATTAAATGAATaatagaaactaaaattaaaaaccacctaaaatgaaaataatatgtataaaacctttttttttttttttcaaaaaaaggtcTAAAAACTTATTTTGTCCCTCCAACCCACACAATATGTTCAACAAGAATTTCACATCATAcaaaattctaattaattttgaaCACATCTTctagaaaaaatccaaaaatgtagtatatgttgtcggaccATCTTGTAATTTATTTACCTTTTTTCCTCATCGAagacaaaaaatatattagtgaTAGCCATATGCTTCCaaattattttgtttatataAATTATACAACTGGTATCAACTCAagcttatcattttttttttttttgagatattttagatcttggaaaaactagatgaataacCGAAACATTAACTGCGATAAaagtaatttataatttaaattcaacAACTTTTTGGTCACTTAATTATGAGGAAGAAGTTGTGTATAAACTTAGTGGACAtttaattatgaatattattcacaatatttatgaatattatatttttactttatttcaaaatatttgtttagtcataaatatttcaaaataagttttcacAATATTTAGATTTTTATCACTATTTGTGGATtcatttttgaccctttttattttattgttttaaataaatttttaattatcataaaataactcaattttcataaaaactcttgttttcaaaaaaaattatttcactttcatattttttaaaactttaaaagtATCCTATTTCAAAAATACTATGATCAAACACAACTTTAAttctattttcatcttttaaaatataaaataaaatgaatatgctTTTGATTTTGATGACGAAACGCCTACTGAGATTTTATGAAACTGGGAAGAAATGTATATCTCCTAGAATGAATACATTTCATTCGTTAGAAAAATCTAGGCCAAAGGCATCGACAGACACTCAAATTTGTTGTCAAAATTTATTTAGACACCTCAACTATGACCTGTACCTATTAAACCCCTAACCCCCGAATATTGATTCAAATTGGACATTTTTTACCTACATGGCACTGCGCGTGTTGTGTAATCTCGAGAGGCGTGTGaagagtaatttttttattaagttaCGAATAGAAAAGTGCCAAGTGTCACTGAGggccccattttttttttttataaaactaaattaaaaaacaaaaagcctccaacatatttttaataaaataaatttcttttaaaaaaacctCCAACATAATTCCTACCCCCCCCAACCCCCCCAACCCCCGGCCTCCGCCCCCAAATACCCCTATTTCATCTTCttcaccattcttcttcttcattctttttttttttgctaaactTAATTTTCctaccattttttttaatttttctcctttcttgttcttacttttgaatttgatttaattttttttttgttaatcttattctTTTCCGCCATTAGTGTGCCGAAAAAAATGAAAGTTCACCGGAAAAAGTAAAAGTTTACTACatttgaattgttgaattttcaaCATATTATTCATAACAAGAGTCAATgtatgtaaattcatgtaaataacaacaacaacaaaaaaaatttagtcaaaaaaaatgaaagtttgcAGTGAAGAGGGATGGAGTGATGATGACaactatgtgtgtgtgtgaagacGTCGGGACAGGGGGTGAAGAAGACGACGATTGGATGGGTGGGGATGCTTGAAGACGTGGGGGTGTGGTGAAGAAGACGACaatgggggtgggggtgttttttttttttttttttttaaattaagaaattattattaaataagtaattaaataaaaatagaaaatatcaacaatttcatgtataattttattttgccacgtattttttttttaattgaaaattttttccACGTCATCGCGTGAGTGCAATACATACTTCAGTCTTTTGctgattgacaaaaaaaaaaagaccaattGAATTAAAGTTTGAGGGGTTTAGAGGTCTGATAGATACAGACTATAGTTAAGGTATTTAAGTATGTCTATTGATGCGTATTGCCAAAAATCTACATAGCTATTTACATGATGGTGACTTCGTTCACTTGCATCAACATATTGACACACTATCAGTGAGCTAGTGAGAATGACACAACTCTGGTCCACATGCCACTACCATAGCTTCCAGGAATGGTGTTTGATAGATATCTTTCTATTCATTGAAGTAGTAGATATTCGAGATTATTTTAGGtattacttatttatcttattataaTATTAGTTAACATCAAATAGCCTAGGTAATAAAGAAAGTTGCGaggttattttagatatttcttaCTTATTCAGCTATATTTAATTTGCTAATATCAAATTGCCTAAATTTGAAATTTCCATGTTATTACACTTTGTGATTCAATGATGCAAGTATGCAATTATTTatgaaaactatttttttaaaagaaaataatgacaAGACAAACTTGGTATACCATTTTTAGTATtgtcaaatacataaaatattataaattaatctAAAATGACTAAAGCTACAAAATTTGACTTATTATAGAGGAaggtattttcatgaaaaatatttttttgaaacctCAATAATACAATGCATTCAATATAATTCAACAAAGAAAGTTTAGGAAGATAGATTGAACACAAATCTTACTTAAATTTGTGaattaaaaagattatttttattaatataatataatataattaattaaaagaagAGATGAAAAGAGGAAAGGCGAGTCGGAAAAGGGTCGTAGTTGTGGTAAGCAAAACATTTGGTatatgttacaactctttctTGTTCCCCTAACGCTCAATTTTCCCCCCCACCCCGATCTACCAACTACTATACTAAATTCCCCCCACCACAGCCCAGCTGTTGTCATCTTCTTTCTGTGTTTCTcattcttcctcttcctcttctcttctcttctctttatcTCTCACTTCATCACCACCGACAGATCTTCAATTTCTTCACAGATCTTCTTCACACACTGCACGCCCACACTTGTTGAAGTGTATGTTTTAAACCCACAAACCCACAACCCACCCACCTGGGTCTTGTTCCTTTTTTGCCACTGAAGTGGTAATTTCGAATTCTGGGTGTATGATGATGGAGTAGTGCTTGCTGTTTagggtttaagtttttttttttttttactttatctgGATTGGGGGTTTATTATTGATGGCGTCGGAGCTTGTGGGTGTTAGTTCTACTCAGAGCTGGAAAGATATGTACAGAGGCATGTCATCTGATAATATTAAAGGATTGGTTCTTGCATTGTCTTCTAGTATATTCATTGGTGCTAGCTTCATCGTTAAGAAAAAGGGATTAAAGAAAGCTGGTGCTTCTGGCGTCAGGGCTGGTAACTGCTTGCTACCTTCTCTCCTTaaggattattcaatttttcaaaagaaaactaCTTGCTTTATGCTTAATTTTCTAGTGTGTTTTAGTTTGTATGTGCTGAGATCGTGAGTTATCATGTAGATGTGTGAAATAAAGTGACATTTTCAGATTTTGTTGTTAATCACTGGAATGGAATGAGCCCAAATTGAGAGAATGAATTATAACTATCAACAAATAGTTTGGGATTTGAATGGAATGCGCGCACCTCGGCTAATTCCGCAAAGAAACTTGCCCCCTTCCACCAACAACAGTGCCCAGTAACACCGTCCAAGGCTAAATGATGGGAGGAAATCACCTAGTGTTATGTCTCTGCTAAGATTTGAACCCGAACCTCATGGTGCTCAGTCCACTTTATTGATCGCAAGGCCACACCCTTGGCTGCGGGATTGGTGCCAATTGTTTGCCTACAACATTTGTTTGGATGGTACTGCTTGGAGTAATAAATGGTCTCGAACTGCTTCATATTAATGGCCCGTAACGTGTGCTTCAAAAGTTCTGACATGTGGAGTTCGTTCTTTCATTTGACATTTAATTGTGTTCCGGgtttatatgtttttattaaaGGAGGGTTCTGGTAGGTTAACTGCTAGCATAAAAACGGTATAAGCAAGAATCTAAGACATGATTAATTATCTTTCCATCATCAGTTTGGTTTACAATTGATGATGTTCTTATGTTCATTTTTAGATGCACATTTTCTGTGACTTGACATTGATGTATTTTTACAGGAGTTGGAGGATACTCGTACCTTTTTGAGCCACTCTGGTGGGTGGGCATGGCAACTAGTGAGTTACATTACTATTCTTGCTTGTGATATATTACCTTTGTGGATTTAATTGGCCTATAACCCTCCTTTTAAGATTAGAAAGAGTGGAACAGGCCCTATTTTGCAATGAGATTTGGGCTGCTGCTTTCCTTCAATTCGCATATTCATTACAATTAAATGACGTTCTTTGGCTTCTATTGGAGTTCAGTTGACCAAACTATAATGGCCCTTGATGATGGTTGCCATTTTACTTCTCGTGTTCTCATGGTTGCTTTTAGGCACGACCTTAATTAATAAATATGCTCTAGACCTTAATTAATAAATATGCTTTTAGTTACTCATCAAAAAATAAAGACTCTTTTAGTTGTTTGTATAGCAGTCCTTTACGAGGGAGCTCCATGGATTCTCTTTACTTGGCCTTCTGTCAAAACTTTTTTGAAAATGAATTATTAGAAGTGTTATTTAATGTTCATGATCATTTGATTAACTAATTGGAAGGTGCAGTCCCCTTTCCATCCACCTGTTTAATTGCTAGTTTGGTAGGTTTCGATAATGGCTTTCTAACTAAACTGAATGTTTGGACTCAGGTGTAAAAAATGTGATCGTATCCAATCTCCCCCTGGAAAAAAAAACGCAATGAAAACTGTAGGAGAAAGTTTTTTATCAGGTGTTCGTAGAAAGTTAGTTTTTTATCAGGTGTTCGTAGAACCTTGTTTCTCATTGTTCTTTATGCTTTTTTAAAGATACTTAGTGGAGCTCCGAACTATGTTGCACTTTTGTCCTGTCTGGCGTTCAAATGTTCCTTCAAcggtttatttctcttttcattttatCTGAAGTGTGTTTAATCCCATTGGATATAGGCTTTTAACATTTAGCTCTATTCCAACAGTGATTGTTGGAGAGGTTGCTAATTTTGCAGCTTATGCATTTGCCCCTGCCATTCTGGTGACTCCTCTTGGTGCTCTCAGTATTATAATAAGGTATTGTGTAAGTTTAATAACTAATTCAAATTTTGACTTTTATAGTCTTGATGATGTCTGTAAATTCCAGTGCTGTCCTTGCACATATTATATTGCGAGAGAGGCTACACACATTTGGAATTCTAGGTTGTGCCTTATGTGTTGTTGGTTCCATCACTATTGTGTTGCATGCTCCACAAGAACGTCAGATCGAATCTGTGACGGAAGTGTGGGATCTTGCTACTGAGCCAggtaatttcttatttcatatgatTTGTGATGTTAGCTGCTTGTTTTATCTTTAATCTAATCGAATCTGTGACGGAAGTGTGGGATCTTGCTACTGAGCCAggtaatttcttatttcatatgatTTGTGATGTTAGCTGCTTGTTTTATCTTTAATCTAATCTACTATAGCTTAAGcactttttttttaactttcttgCAGCTTTTCTCTTCTATGCCGCTCTGGTGATAACAACTTCCCTAGTTCTCATATTTCACTATCTTCCACAATATGGGCAGACACACATTATGTTTTATATTGGAGTTTGCTCGCTAGTAGGTTCTTTATCGGTATGTGATTGTGACTATCTCCTATCTGAATGATGTTGCTTTTGGATTTTCCAATTTCGATGCGTGTATTTTCTGATAGAAGTTTCAGCTGCGGTATAACAGGTTATGAGTGTCAAAGCAATTGGCATTGCTTTGAAGTTGACATTATCAGGAATGAATCAATTAATATATCCACAGACTTGGGCGTTCACAATGATTGTCATTGTCTGTATTATCACACAAATGAATTACTTAAACAAGGTGAGAGTCATTCCTTCCTTTTCTCCTTGTTTGTCCTCAAAATTCTTCCAGTACTTCTGCATGCTGCAGTCCTAGACTCCCTACTTGCTCTTCCAACATAGTTGCATGTGGGTGAAGAGGGTTGGGTCAGACATTATTGGTTAATTGCTGAAATGAATATAAGCAATTAGAGTGCTAATCTGTTTATTTCTCTTAAAGGAGAATATCACCTCTCTGCTGTAATAACAAATCATTTTACAACTGACAACTCTTTATGATTTCAGTATATGTGATGTTCCTTTCTTTACCTTTTTGGTGAATTGTCAATGCAGGCCCTTGACACATTCAATACAGCTGTTGTCTCACCGATATACTatgtcatgtttacttctttaaCTATTTTGGCCAGCGTCATCATGTTCAAGGTAACTCTGTTTCATTATGAATTGATTTTTCTGCCCTGGCCAATCTATTTATTCCAAAGAACGATATGAGTCCTAAAAGACTTGGAAGTCATCAAATATGGtctctctatctttttttttttgtagaaactATGCACCTGGATCAAGCATTGTGTTGAACACATCCAATTGGCTAACCATTTATTAGATTTTTTGGTATTCCAAATGTTGAATGTGGGACGCCAATGTACTTGAGGCCTTGAGCAATTGGActtgtttttgtattttcaatttaaaatcctttttcgaaggggagccttggagtaactggtaaagttgctgccatgtgaccaggaggttatgggttcaagccttagaaacagcctctagcagaaatgcagggtaaggctgcgtacgatacacccttgtggcatggcccttccccggacactgcGCATAGCAgtaactttagtgcaccgggctgcccttttttaatttaaaatcttttttcagTCTGGGATGTGCTTCAAATTTTCTCATTCCTCATTGCTTGTGTGAACAGGACTGGGATAGGCAAAATCCAACACAAATAGTAACAGAATTGTGTGGGTTTGTGACTATTCTTTCTGGgacttttcttcttcacaaaaccAAAGACATGGTTGATGGTAAGCTCGTTGGGTTTTAAGTTGGTAGTATTGTATAAGTTATACTTGATACATTTACTTTATCGGTAGTTTCTAAGTAACATGCTCCGATATAGGTCCCCCAACGTTACCTGTGCGACTACCCAAGCACACAGATGATGAGGATGGTTTTGGACAAGAAGGTATTCCTTTGAAGCG contains:
- the LOC107839894 gene encoding probable magnesium transporter NIPA4 isoform X1, with the translated sequence MASELVGVSSTQSWKDMYRGMSSDNIKGLVLALSSSIFIGASFIVKKKGLKKAGASGVRAGVGGYSYLFEPLWWVGMATMIVGEVANFAAYAFAPAILVTPLGALSIIISAVLAHIILRERLHTFGILGCALCVVGSITIVLHAPQERQIESVTEVWDLATEPVWDLATEPAFLFYAALVITTSLVLIFHYLPQYGQTHIMFYIGVCSLVGSLSVMSVKAIGIALKLTLSGMNQLIYPQTWAFTMIVIVCIITQMNYLNKALDTFNTAVVSPIYYVMFTSLTILASVIMFKDWDRQNPTQIVTELCGFVTILSGTFLLHKTKDMVDGPPTLPVRLPKHTDDEDGFGQEGIPLKRQDSLRS
- the LOC107839894 gene encoding probable magnesium transporter NIPA4 isoform X2 → MASELVGVSSTQSWKDMYRGMSSDNIKGLVLALSSSIFIGASFIVKKKGLKKAGASGVRAGVGGYSYLFEPLWWVGMATMIVGEVANFAAYAFAPAILVTPLGALSIIISAVLAHIILRERLHTFGILGCALCVVGSITIVLHAPQERQIESVTEVWDLATEPAFLFYAALVITTSLVLIFHYLPQYGQTHIMFYIGVCSLVGSLSVMSVKAIGIALKLTLSGMNQLIYPQTWAFTMIVIVCIITQMNYLNKALDTFNTAVVSPIYYVMFTSLTILASVIMFKDWDRQNPTQIVTELCGFVTILSGTFLLHKTKDMVDGPPTLPVRLPKHTDDEDGFGQEGIPLKRQDSLRS